The Cloeon dipterum chromosome X, ieCloDipt1.1, whole genome shotgun sequence genome includes a window with the following:
- the LOC135946581 gene encoding uncharacterized protein LOC135946581, with amino-acid sequence MASNEAYAKAKDWRRSHTSLTAQLWYMYENGICVDVLVRVKAIDGTEVVFKCHKLVLARLSENFLRLVKNTDDDGDVEIVTVNLSTNDPKIFSVILRYAYLDKLELKSMKQALDVHRFSCEYGTVQIFKECEDYISNNVNKHSVWDVLDYAPKQSMLMKWAKSTLGRETKQCLQSENFLNCSQSTLLTLVKMQQLNMPSELDLVLAVIKWTRRRNKDQDLTPQISQELLGPVLEQIRFLSLSAAEFSEHVAKSGLLNNSDCLAILVNMSAPGQMALSNHICKQMRPREKACTAKESSQKPTPTKKHEKEQQVVKVANKVVPPPKNAAASKQDEIMKKTDLLFKQLQQGISSMLNPVENTQDHVVVERVLDPVCPFLTQTMKAPCEINISFQLSRAATLKAVCIETQVTETNKKIYKEALHIMVREMGKTENIAYQTYHGDARYGPDEELQVNFTSKVKRMNSGVWYTMRILLRSAGQYKLHFRPNLVVLEELKVVFNKEESCARKPCPVTKLILEV; translated from the exons ATGGCCTCAAACGAAGCTTACGCAAAGGCCAAGGACTGGCGCCGCAGCCACACCAGCCTCACTGCCCAGTTGTGGTACATGTACGAAAATGGCATCTGTGTTGATGTGCTTGTCCGAGTCAAGGCAATCGATGGGACCGAG GTTGTGTTCAAATGCCACAAATTGGTGCTCGCCCGGCTGTCCGAAAATTTTCTACGTCTGGTAAAAAACACAGACGACGATGGCGACGTAGAAATTGTCACCGTCAACCTTAGCACCAACGATCCTAAAATCTTTTCTGTTATTTTGAg GTACGCCTACCTGGACAAGCTGGAACTCAAATCGATGAAACAGGCATTGGATGTACACAGATTCTCCTGCGAATATGGAActgtgcaaattttcaaagagtgCGAAGATTACATTTCCAATAACGTCAACAAACACTCCGTGTGGGACGTGCTTGACTACGCTCCTAAACAGTCTATGCTCATGAAATGGGCCAAATCG ACCTTGGGAAGGGAAACCAAGCAATGTCTGCAGTcagaaaatttcctaaattgcTCCCAATCGACGTTGCTTACCCTGGTAAAAATGCAGCAGCTGAACATGCCTTCAGAGCTGGATTTGGTGTTGGCGGTGATCAAGTGGACAAGGCGCAGGAACAAAGACCAAGATCTCACGCCACAGATCTCGCAGGAGCTGCTGGGTCCGGTCCTGGAGCAGATCCGCTTCCTCTCGCTCTCAGCTGCTGAGTTCTCGGAGCACGTGGCCAAATCTGGACTGCTGAATAATTCTGATTGTCTGGCCATTTTGGTCAACATGTCCGCGCCAGGCCAGATGGCCTTGTCCAACCACATATGCAAGCAGATGCGACCCAGGGAGAAGGCTTGCACGGCAAAAGAGAGCAGTCAAAAACCAACCCCTACAAAGAAACATGAAAAGGAGCAGCAGGTTGTGAAAGTAGCTAACAAAGTGGTTCCTCCGCCTAAAAATGCTGCAGCATCGAAACAGGATGAGATAATGAAGAAAACAGATTTGCTCTTCAAGCAGTTACAGCAAGGTATATCCTCCATGCTTAATCCAGTGGAAAATACTCAAG ACCATGTTGTGGTGGAACGGGTGTTGGATCCTGTTTGTCCCTTTTTAACCCAGACGATGAAAGCACCCTGTGAAATTAATATCAGCTTCCAACTAAGCAGGGCTGCCACCCTGAAGGCTGTCTGTATCGAGACCCAGGTCACCGAAACTAACAAGAAGATTTACAAGGAAGCTCTGCACATTATGGTCCGCGAAATgggaaaaactgaaaatatcgCTTATCAAACTTACCACGGTGACGCCAG ATATGGACCTGATGAGGAACTGCAAGtgaattttacttcaaaagTGAAACGAATGAATTCTGGAGTGTGGTACACCATGAGGATCCTCCTGCGCTCTGCTGGCCAATACAAATTGCACTTTCGACCCAACTTAGTTGTACTCGAGGAACTGAAGGTCGTGTTTAACAAGGAAGAATCCTGTGCTAGGAAACCATGCCCAGTTACCAAACTCATACTTGAAGTCTGA